The Patescibacteria group bacterium DNA window CTCAGATGGGGTGAGGAAATTATTTTGCGACAAGAAAGATACGGATTATTTTGATTACAAAAAGGAGGATATTGAGTCTTTGGCGGGCTGGTAGTCTTACGCTCTTTAATGTAAAGACCCGCGATTTTACGCGGGTCTTTTTTATTTTAGTTAAATAGGATAAACTGAGGTTTATGATAATTGACGGGAAAAAAATAGCGGAAGATATAAAGCAAAATCTTAAAGATGAAATTAAATCAACTGACAAACAGCTCAGACTTGCGATTATTCAGGTTGGTGAGGATATGGCCTCTTCTAAGTTTGTGGAAAAGAAAGAAAAGTTTGCCGAAGAGATCGGAGTAAAGACAAAAGTTTATAAATTGCGAGGAGATATTTCTACAAGCAAATTACGTAAAAAAATATCGGAGATTACCCATCCGCCATTCGGTGGTAAGAAAAGTTCCGGGGTCATAGTTCAGCTTCCTTTGCCAAGCCATATAAATACGCAATATATCTTAAATTCTATTCCACTGCAAAAAGATGTGGATGTTTTGTCATCAAGGGCGATAGGGGAATTTGTATCAGGTAAATCAAGTGTTTTGCCACCAGTAGTAGGCGCAATAAAAGAAATCTTTTTATTTGGCGGTTCAACCGCCAAATTGGCGGACAAAAATGTTGTTGTAGTTGGCGCCGGTCTTTTGGTGGGTAAGCCTGCGGCTAATTGGCTCATAAATGAAGGCGCGACTGTTTCAGTGTTGAATAAAGATACTTTGGATATTTCTAAATTCACTAAAGAGGCTGATATAATCATATCTGGCGCTGGGAGTCCTGGGCTGATCAAACCTGAGATGATTAAAGACGGGGTTGTGTTGATAGATGCCGGCACTTCAGAACAAGCAGGTAAACTGGTCGGCGATATAGACCCTGCGTGTAGGGATAAAGCTTCACTCTTTACTCCAGTGCCTGGAGGGGTAGGGCCTATCACTGTGGCGATGGTGTTTAAAAATTTAGTAGAATTAAATAAGTAGAAAAGTAATATCATTCAAATTTACAATATTTTTTATCCGTCCTCGTCTTAAATAAATAATATTCGCTATATTTCGTTAAAATTTCTCCTTGCAAGCAGGAAACCATAAATTTTATACTCAATCGCTCATTTATTTATAATTAATCCTCGAAAGGATAAAAAATATTGTAAATTTGATATATAATAAAATAGCATGAATGAAATAATTTTTAGATATATAAATAGTATCGCCGAGCAGTATCATTGGCTTGATCTTGCCATCATATTTTTCGCTGATTATTTTATTTTTATACTAGCCTTAAGCGCACTGTTTTTGGCTTTATATCATAAGAGCGAGAAGCAGGTTATAAGAAACTTAGCTTTCATATTTATTTCAGGTATTGTGGCGTGGGTTTTAGTTCAATTTATAAAACACTATTATTTTAGCCCGAGACCTTTCTTGGCGCTAGATGAAGTGAGGCAACTTATAGAGCATGGCGCTAATGACTCTTTCCCTTCAGGGCATGCCGCTTTTTCTTTCGCTATCGCGACGGCAGTCTACTTCTGGAAGAGGAAATATGCTTGGATTTTTTTTATAGGAGCTCTTTTTGTGGGCTTAGCTCGTGTCGCTGGCGGTATTCACTGGCCTTATGATATCTTGGGAGGCATAGCCTTAGGGGTGGTCGTCACTTCTCTTATACATTTTCTACTAAAGAGTAAACGCTTTTCAAAAAACTTAAAATCTGCCCGCCCATTTTAAAAATTTATAGGTCTTGTCTAAAATTTCTATCTGGGTATAATAAAGACCAATGTTTAAGATAAGGATTTTGGCAATATTTTTCATCTTAGCCGGCATCAGTATCGGTTATTTTACTTACTCGTCAGAGCTTGGAAGTGGAGACGTTCCGCCACGGCTTCCTTTTAAACTTGGCCTTGACTTGCAAGGAGGTTCTCATCTTTTGTATAAAGCTGATGTTTCAAGTATCGACCCTAGCGATATAGATAACTCTATGGCTGCTCTTCGTGATGTTATAGAACGAAGGGTTAACCTCTTTGGAGTGTCTGAACCTCTTGTTCAAGTGGAAGAGACGGGTGTTTTTAGCGCCGGTAAGGAGAAGGAGTATCGTCTCGTGGTGGAATTACCCGGTGTTACTGACTTGGAACAGGCTGTAGCTATGATAGGGCAGACTCCGTTTCTTGAGTTTAAGACTGAACGTGATACCAAAGAGCAGGAGGAGATATTTGAAGCGCAGAAAATTGGAGAAAGATTATATGAAGATCCGTATTTTGTCACTTCTGATTTGACTGGACGATATATTAAGAAAGCGGTTTTGGAATTTGATAGTACCACCTTCGAACCTAAAGTTGGCTTGGAGTTCAATAAGGAAGGAGAAACTCTTTTTGCTAAGTTAACAAAAGAAAATGTTGGTAAAAGAATAGCAATTTATCTTGACGGCGCTCCTATTTCTGTACCCGTTGTTCGCGAGGAGATTACATCAGGTACGGCGGAGATTTCCGGCGGATTTACAGCAGAGGAGGCGAAACTTCTTGTAGGGAGGTTAAATTCAGGGGCGCTACCTGTGCCTATTGAGATTATCTCAGAACAGGGGATCGGCGCGACCCTGGGCGGGGATACTTTAATGAAAGGTATTAGGGCCGGTGTGTATGGGATTGTCGCCGTAGCGATATTTTTGATCTTATACTATCGATTAGCCGGACTGCTAGCTGTCGCTTCGCTCTCAATCTACACAGTGTTAATGCTTTTCCTATTTAAGGTATTTGGATTCACTTTGACTTCTGCCGGTATTGCCGGGTTTATTCTCTCTGTCGGTATGGCGGTTGATGCTAACGTAATTATTTTTGAACGTATTAAGGAAGAGCTTCAGGGCGGAAAGATGGTTCAAGGTTCAATATCAGACGGCTTTTCAAGAGCGTGGCTTTCAATTCGTGACGCTAATATTTCAAGCATTATTACGGCCATTATTCTTTTTTGGTTTGGCACAAGTTTAGTTAAAGGATTTGCTTTGGTCTTTGGGCTTGGAGTTTTAATTTCAATGTTTTCCGCTATTACAGTTTCAAAGGTATTATTCCTATCTCTTGGTATTAAAGAGGGAACGAGATTCAGTCGATTTTTATTGGGAGGAAGTTTTAACTAGTTATCTGGTAGTTAGCCAATAGCCATTAGGGTAAAAAATACTAGTGGCCAATGGCTAGCTACTAATGGCTAAAATTATTATGTTTATCGTTAAATACAGAAAAATATTTTATATCGCAAGCGCTTTAGTTGTAGTAGCTTGTATTTTTATTGTTTTTAAACAAGGTTTGAATCTAGGCATAGACTTTACTGGCGGAGCGCTTATTGAGGCAGAATATAGCGGCGATATGCCAGATATTGATTTACTAAGAAAAAGCATAGATGAAGCCGGATTTAAGTCATTCCGTCTTCAGCCTACCGGAGAGAAGGGTATCGTGTTACGTATGGCTACCCTGACAGAAGCAGGCCATCAGAATCTTTTAGCAATACTGAAAGTAAGCGACGAATATGAACTTACTGAAAAGAGGTTTGATTCTATCGGTCCCGTGATAGGAGAAGAGTTGAAACGTAAGGCCTTGGTTGCGATTGGTTTGGTAGTTTTACTTATAATTCTTTTTATTGCTTTTGCTTTTCGTGGAGTGTCTCGACCTGGCTCTTCTTGGAGATATGGCTTCGTCGCCATTGTAGCGCTTATACATGATGTCCTCGTCCCTGTTGGCGTGTTCGCGCTTATTGGCGCTGAAGTAGACGTTCTTTTTGTGACAGCCTTGCTTGCTATCCTGGGGTATTCAGTAAATGACACAATTATCATCTTTGACCGTATCAGGGAAAATATAAAGCTGAAGATTTCAAATGATTTTGAAGAGACAGTGGGCACAAGCTTAAGTCAGACAATAGCTCGTTCTATCAATACTTCTTTGACGACCTTTATCGTACTGGTATTTTTATTCTTCTTGGGCGGTAACGCTACAAAAATGTTTGCACTAACTTTAGGTATTGGAGTAATCGCCGGAACATATTCATCAATCTTTTTAGCTGGCCCCCTTCTTGTAACTATCCAGAAACTCCAAAACAGAAAGAAGTAACGAGATTGGACAATTTGTTATGTTTGTTGTATATTTGAGTCAGATTGAAAATATACAAGTATTTTAATTTGATAAAATAGAATAGTGGAGGTGCAAGGTGTGCCATGATATTTTTGAAGTAAGGTGTGATTGCGGTTGGAGAGGAAGTTCCAATGAGCTTAAAGTAGAATATGAAATATGTTGTCCCACTGTTTTGTTGAGCATAAAATGCCCCTCTTCTGCCTGCGGACATGAGTTTATCCAGATAAACGAATGCTCTGGCCGTGTGTATATTGAGCTTGAGCAGGGCGCCTTCTTGTCAGTGCCTGTTTCGGGTAACGAGGACGAATGCAGAGCGATTCCGCGTCTCAGTGAAAAAGAGAAGGCGAAGCTTAAAATATTGAGGTATTTTACCATGAAAGAGAATGTAAAATAGCCGGTATAATCAAATAAAATATGTATTAAAAGAGGTCAGGCGCCAGCGCTTGACCTCTTTCTTTTTATGTATATAATGTATTAGAGCCTATAAGAAGTATAGGTCGTCCTTTAATAATTTAAAAATCCACTAAATAACAAGTCCAAAAAAACAATGATAGTCCGCCTAGGGCGGATTAATTCGGGCAATCAGCTTTCAGCTGAGCCCTCATTGAATATTATTCTTTCTTTTGTTCCGTTCTATTCAACCGAACATTCTTCGGAATGTTTTAGGTTTTTTTAAGAGTTTGATCCTAGTCCCGATTTTACTCGCATCTTTGATGCGATTGTAAAATCGAGGATTCTCGAAAAATATATCCCGATTTCATCGGGAGTTATTTTTCGGAACTCAGGATATGTGATTTATTCATATATTTTGTTTGAGAATCAATACTTCTTTTTTAAGAGTTTGATCCTAGCTCAGGATGAACGCTGGCGGCGTGGATAAGGCATGCAAGTCAAACGGGCACCTTCGGGTGCCAGTGGCAGACGAGGTAGTAACACGTAGGAACGTGCCTCTAAGTTGGGCATAATCCGCCGAAAGGCGGACTAATTCCCAATAGTCCCTTCGGGGTAAAGTCCGCTTCGGCGGACGCTTAGAGATCGGCCTGCGAGCTATCAGCTTGTTGGTAAGGTAATGGCTTACCAAGGCGATGACGGCTAGGGGAGGTGAGAGCCTGACCCCCACCGATGGCACTGAGACACGGGCCATACACCTACGGGTGGCCGCAGTCGAGAATATTCCACAATGGGCGAAAGCCTGATGGAGCGACGCCGCGTGCAGGATGAAGTCTTTCGGGATGTAAACTGCTTTTATGAGGGAGAAATTACGATGATGTTACCTCAAGAATAAGGGGCTGCTAAACTCGTGCCAGCAGCAGCGGTAATACGAGTGCCCCGAGCGTTATCCGAAATTATTGGGCGTAAAGGGTTTGTAGGCGGCTTTGTTAGTCTCTTGTTAAAGCTTCCGGCTTAACCGGAAAAGTGCAAGAGAAACGGCAAATCTAGAGGATGCGAGAGGTCTATGGAACTCATGGTGTAGGGGTGAAATCCGTTGATATCATGGGGAACACCAAAAGCGAAGGCAATAGACTGGCGCACTCCTGACGCTGAAAAACGAAAGCGTGGGTAGCGAATGGGATTAGATACCCCAGTAGTCCACGCCCTAAACGATCTTCTCTAGCTTTTTGGAGTATCGACCCTCCGGGAGGCGAAGCTAACGCGTTAAGAGAAGCGCCTGGGAAGTACGGTCGCAAGACTAAAACTCAAAGGAATAGACGGGGACTTGCACAAGCGGTGGATCATGCGGTTTAATTCGATGATAAACGAAGAACCTTACCAGGGTTTGAAACCCAAGCGAAGTCCGCCAGAAACGGCGGACGTCTCACAAGGACGGTTGGGCAGGTGATGCATGGCTGTCGTCAGTTCGTGGTTTGAATTGTTCCCTTAAGTGGGGTAACGAACGCAACCCCCGTTGCCTGTTATATGTTTCAGGCGAGACTGCCCCTCACCAAACTCGGAAGAGTTTGGAAATCCGAAGCACGAAGCACGAAAAACGAAACAAAAAGTTTCGAATTTCGAATTTCGGATTTAACCAATCTTATTGGTTTGGTGAGGGGAGG harbors:
- a CDS encoding phosphatase PAP2 family protein, with amino-acid sequence MNEIIFRYINSIAEQYHWLDLAIIFFADYFIFILALSALFLALYHKSEKQVIRNLAFIFISGIVAWVLVQFIKHYYFSPRPFLALDEVRQLIEHGANDSFPSGHAAFSFAIATAVYFWKRKYAWIFFIGALFVGLARVAGGIHWPYDILGGIALGVVVTSLIHFLLKSKRFSKNLKSARPF
- a CDS encoding bifunctional 5,10-methylenetetrahydrofolate dehydrogenase/5,10-methenyltetrahydrofolate cyclohydrolase; the protein is MIIDGKKIAEDIKQNLKDEIKSTDKQLRLAIIQVGEDMASSKFVEKKEKFAEEIGVKTKVYKLRGDISTSKLRKKISEITHPPFGGKKSSGVIVQLPLPSHINTQYILNSIPLQKDVDVLSSRAIGEFVSGKSSVLPPVVGAIKEIFLFGGSTAKLADKNVVVVGAGLLVGKPAANWLINEGATVSVLNKDTLDISKFTKEADIIISGAGSPGLIKPEMIKDGVVLIDAGTSEQAGKLVGDIDPACRDKASLFTPVPGGVGPITVAMVFKNLVELNK
- the secF gene encoding protein translocase subunit SecF, which translates into the protein MAKIIMFIVKYRKIFYIASALVVVACIFIVFKQGLNLGIDFTGGALIEAEYSGDMPDIDLLRKSIDEAGFKSFRLQPTGEKGIVLRMATLTEAGHQNLLAILKVSDEYELTEKRFDSIGPVIGEELKRKALVAIGLVVLLIILFIAFAFRGVSRPGSSWRYGFVAIVALIHDVLVPVGVFALIGAEVDVLFVTALLAILGYSVNDTIIIFDRIRENIKLKISNDFEETVGTSLSQTIARSINTSLTTFIVLVFLFFLGGNATKMFALTLGIGVIAGTYSSIFLAGPLLVTIQKLQNRKK
- the secD gene encoding protein translocase subunit SecD, with the translated sequence MFKIRILAIFFILAGISIGYFTYSSELGSGDVPPRLPFKLGLDLQGGSHLLYKADVSSIDPSDIDNSMAALRDVIERRVNLFGVSEPLVQVEETGVFSAGKEKEYRLVVELPGVTDLEQAVAMIGQTPFLEFKTERDTKEQEEIFEAQKIGERLYEDPYFVTSDLTGRYIKKAVLEFDSTTFEPKVGLEFNKEGETLFAKLTKENVGKRIAIYLDGAPISVPVVREEITSGTAEISGGFTAEEAKLLVGRLNSGALPVPIEIISEQGIGATLGGDTLMKGIRAGVYGIVAVAIFLILYYRLAGLLAVASLSIYTVLMLFLFKVFGFTLTSAGIAGFILSVGMAVDANVIIFERIKEELQGGKMVQGSISDGFSRAWLSIRDANISSIITAIILFWFGTSLVKGFALVFGLGVLISMFSAITVSKVLFLSLGIKEGTRFSRFLLGGSFN